One Rhizobium sp. NRK18 genomic window carries:
- a CDS encoding sugar-binding transcriptional regulator, translating into MLHMVAKLHYVEEMAQVDIARRLKLSTATVSRMLQKARSLGIVKIEVMDLVAPNEVAEELAELLGLKGVAVAETVSPGMVGALAAPLADLLKEAGFASGSVVGIGWGRAIREVISAGLPRLGGVTVVPLNGGLQQSAAHFQINEFVRQAAEQMGGEPRFLHAPYVSSPELRAAFLADSGVNDTVSLWDKLDCAIVGVGLPHPINPPEASAATASEKALTEAVGDVIRHYFDHDGKTVSWEGEERMIAASREQLGRARLSIAVAASPEKAAGLIGAVRSGMVNAIVTDTATAQAIISMLMPSRG; encoded by the coding sequence ATGTTGCATATGGTCGCGAAGCTTCACTATGTCGAGGAAATGGCACAGGTGGACATTGCCCGCCGGCTCAAGCTGTCCACTGCAACGGTGTCACGCATGCTGCAGAAGGCGCGTTCGCTTGGGATTGTGAAGATCGAGGTCATGGACCTTGTGGCGCCGAACGAAGTCGCCGAAGAGCTCGCCGAACTGCTGGGCCTCAAGGGTGTGGCGGTGGCCGAAACCGTGTCGCCGGGAATGGTCGGCGCCCTGGCCGCGCCGCTTGCCGATCTTCTGAAGGAGGCTGGCTTTGCCAGCGGATCCGTTGTCGGCATCGGCTGGGGGAGGGCGATCCGCGAGGTGATCTCGGCGGGACTGCCACGGCTTGGGGGCGTTACGGTGGTGCCGCTGAACGGTGGCCTGCAGCAATCGGCGGCGCATTTCCAGATCAACGAATTCGTCCGGCAGGCGGCCGAGCAGATGGGCGGCGAGCCGCGTTTCCTTCATGCGCCTTACGTTTCGTCCCCGGAACTGCGAGCAGCGTTCCTGGCCGATTCGGGGGTCAACGACACCGTCTCGCTCTGGGATAAGCTGGACTGCGCGATCGTCGGTGTCGGTCTGCCGCATCCTATCAATCCGCCGGAGGCGAGCGCTGCGACTGCGAGCGAAAAGGCGCTGACCGAGGCGGTTGGCGACGTCATCCGTCACTATTTCGACCATGACGGCAAGACCGTGTCGTGGGAGGGCGAGGAGCGGATGATTGCGGCGTCGCGCGAGCAATTGGGGCGCGCCCGGCTGTCGATTGCGGTGGCGGCATCGCCGGAGAAGGCTGCCGGGCTCATCGGCGCGGTGCGATCAGGCATGGTCAATGCCATCGTGACGGATACGGCGACGGCGCAGGCCATCATCTCGATGTTGATGCCCTCGCGGGGCTGA
- a CDS encoding ABC transporter substrate-binding protein: MERRSFFKATAAVALVGAAVMTADNAGAQDKKFKITLIPGLTTDAFYITMRKGAQAAADALGVELDFQGAPDFNPVTQVPVLDAVIAKKPDAILIAPTDKAQLVQPLKKANDAGIPVVTVDTFIGTGKYQTGSGDADFPISYVASDNVLGGAMAARALAKAVGEKGKVYVSNVKPGISTTDQREEGFKSAMKEFPGITVLDTQFNDNDANKAASQLQAVYARNSDLVGVFGANLFSALGAANGVQQAGQTGNIKVVAFDAPTSIVDNIKSGLVDLAIAQHPAEIGYYGVVTAYAHLTGNSVPTAIGTGFTVIDKANVDDPNVAKFIYSD; the protein is encoded by the coding sequence ATGGAACGTCGTTCATTCTTTAAGGCCACGGCCGCTGTCGCCCTGGTAGGCGCCGCCGTAATGACTGCCGACAACGCAGGCGCCCAGGACAAGAAATTCAAGATCACCCTCATTCCCGGCCTGACTACCGATGCCTTCTACATCACGATGCGCAAGGGCGCGCAGGCTGCTGCGGACGCGCTTGGTGTCGAGCTGGATTTCCAGGGCGCGCCCGACTTCAACCCGGTAACGCAGGTTCCGGTTCTCGATGCCGTAATCGCCAAGAAGCCGGATGCAATCCTGATCGCGCCGACCGACAAGGCACAGCTGGTTCAGCCGCTGAAGAAGGCAAACGATGCCGGCATCCCGGTCGTGACCGTTGATACCTTCATTGGCACCGGCAAGTACCAGACTGGCTCGGGCGATGCCGATTTCCCGATTTCCTACGTCGCCTCCGACAACGTGCTCGGCGGTGCCATGGCAGCCCGTGCGCTTGCCAAGGCCGTCGGCGAAAAGGGCAAGGTTTACGTTTCCAACGTCAAGCCGGGCATTTCGACGACCGACCAGCGCGAAGAAGGCTTCAAGTCGGCAATGAAGGAATTCCCGGGTATTACCGTTCTCGACACCCAGTTCAACGACAATGATGCCAACAAGGCTGCGTCCCAGCTGCAGGCCGTCTATGCCCGCAACTCGGATCTGGTCGGCGTTTTCGGCGCCAACCTGTTTTCGGCACTCGGTGCTGCCAACGGCGTTCAGCAGGCCGGCCAGACCGGCAACATCAAGGTCGTCGCCTTTGATGCGCCGACCAGCATTGTCGACAACATCAAGTCCGGCCTCGTCGACCTGGCGATTGCGCAGCATCCTGCGGAAATCGGCTATTACGGCGTCGTCACGGCCTATGCCCATCTGACGGGCAACTCGGTTCCGACCGCAATCGGCACCGGCTTCACCGTCATCGACAAAGCGAATGTCGACGATCCGAACGTAGCGAAGTTCATCTATTCGGATTGA
- a CDS encoding ABC transporter permease subunit, which produces MTDQKTLSGEPEHHVAPQADHDEMAKTIVQRIAQLRAWLFLAFLILTFEIWSRVSFGGTFVGSQFNWQSIAVFAVAPLLIAVGQTFVIISGGIDLSAGFIMGLAAVVAAHVTNLAGGFMPPVPAMLCGIVAAIVIAGVPGMINGLLISRLKVPPFIGTLGMFGVARGTAFLLAGGTTVPVANAAFAQLGNGRFFGVPYLVIVTAAFLLIMHYILSQTRFGQHNYAIGANAQAARRSGIDIKAHILKLYILSAMCAGLGGALYAARFTAGAAQAGEPLLLDSVAAVVIGGASLFGGSGSVIGTIAGALVIAVIQYGLVFVNVEPFWQFIAVGTVIIISVLIDQAQRRFSGGKQDE; this is translated from the coding sequence ATGACCGATCAAAAGACTCTCTCCGGCGAACCAGAGCATCACGTGGCGCCGCAGGCCGATCACGACGAGATGGCCAAGACCATCGTGCAGCGGATCGCCCAGCTCAGGGCCTGGCTTTTCCTGGCCTTTCTCATCTTGACCTTCGAAATCTGGTCGCGGGTTTCCTTCGGCGGAACGTTCGTCGGATCGCAGTTCAACTGGCAATCCATTGCGGTCTTCGCCGTGGCGCCGTTGCTGATCGCCGTTGGTCAGACCTTTGTCATCATTTCTGGCGGCATCGATCTTTCGGCCGGCTTCATCATGGGCCTTGCGGCCGTCGTTGCCGCGCATGTGACGAACCTTGCCGGCGGCTTCATGCCACCCGTGCCGGCCATGCTTTGCGGCATCGTCGCGGCAATCGTTATTGCCGGCGTTCCGGGCATGATCAACGGGCTCCTCATTTCACGGCTCAAGGTCCCGCCCTTCATCGGTACGCTGGGCATGTTCGGCGTTGCGCGCGGCACGGCATTCCTTCTGGCCGGTGGCACCACGGTCCCCGTGGCGAATGCGGCGTTTGCGCAGCTCGGCAACGGACGCTTCTTCGGCGTTCCTTATCTGGTGATCGTCACAGCGGCATTCCTGCTGATCATGCACTACATCCTGAGCCAGACCCGTTTCGGCCAGCACAATTATGCGATCGGCGCGAATGCGCAGGCCGCCAGACGCTCCGGCATCGACATCAAGGCGCATATCCTGAAGCTCTACATTCTCTCGGCCATGTGTGCCGGCCTCGGCGGGGCGCTCTATGCGGCGCGCTTCACGGCCGGTGCCGCGCAGGCCGGCGAACCGCTGCTGCTCGATTCGGTCGCTGCCGTCGTCATTGGCGGAGCCTCGCTCTTCGGCGGCTCCGGCTCCGTTATCGGCACGATCGCCGGCGCGCTTGTCATCGCGGTCATCCAGTACGGACTGGTCTTCGTCAACGTGGAGCCCTTCTGGCAGTTCATCGCCGTCGGCACGGTCATCATCATTTCAGTCCTGATCGATCAGGCTCAGCGCCGCTTCAGCGGAGGTAAACAGGATGAATAG